The nucleotide sequence GAAACGTCTGAGTTTGGATTTAAGATTTATGAACTTTATATTGCAACACTTGAAATGAGGTTAAAATTACTAAGACAAGCATTACATAAATCAAGGTTCATGTCCAGTACACTGAAAGCTGCTCAACAAAGATTATACTGGAGCAGTTTTAAAATAGTTGCTCCACACTAATGTGAGTTGTGTTTTATAAACTTTACACGTTACAACACCTGAAATCGGAGAAAAATACACACACTAAAGCATCAGAAAAGGTGAGAAGGGCCCTTACTCCGTACCACACAGTGTATTACTATCGGCCCTACCAGGCAACATCTACCTACACAAGCTCGATCAGGAGATAGGGAGGATCCTACAGAAGTACGAAATTCCGATTGTTTAGAGAATAAGATCAGTTCTATTAAGAACAAGTCGTATTGATGACCAAGAAAAGATCAAGGTTCATTGTACACTTGAGATGCTCAACAAAGATTAGATGGAAGCAGATTGAGACCGGTTGTAAGTAGTTTTCCTGAAAACCAGGCTGTTAATGAACTTTGATTGAGTGTGTGTATCAGAGACATGTCTTGAAACAGAATAGGAATCCATGAAAATTCCCAAGTGGGAAATTAAAGGGCACACCCTTGACTTGTCAATAACCAACCTTAACAGGTGAGATTTCACGGTAGGGAAAAGTAACAGCCTCCGATATCCTACTGTCGTTCCACTTACCACGTGTTGCCATTTTCCATTTTCATCTAATATATCAAGATGAAACTCGATAATCCGTTGTCCCATTTGAATTGGTTCTTGAAGTTCCAAGACATTGAAAGTCATAACTTGTTGAAATTCTAAATATAGTTCCCAGTCTGATTGTCCTTGATCTGGAGCCCAATATGTATATAACCCTTCCTCAATAACATTCTGGGGGCCGAACTGAGAATTTTTCGGACCTCCTCTTGTACTGCTGGCAGAAAGAAGAGCAGACTTTGCAATATTATGAGAGAATATAGAATCACGAAGCTCAGAGAATTCTTTGAGGACTTGTATATCTTCATCTGATATGAGACCTGATGAATTTGGGGGTACATTTAGCAATAAGAGACAGTTCCTACCGACTGATTTGTAATACAAATCCAGAAGAGTCAGTGCACTTTTTGGCTTTTCTGATGCATGCCAAAACCAACCAGGTCGGATAGACACATCACACTCAGCGGGAACCCAGTCATGGCCAAAGGGGTCCCCTTCCCTTGAGTATCTGTTGAACACATGAAAAAAGAAGCAAGACAAAAGGAAGCTCAGTGTGCATAGAGAAAGCAATGGAACAATACAGGAAACAACACTGTGATGCATCACGTGAAGGCCCTTTATCCATATAGATTTCTTGTTTCAGTTGACGGACTTTACGAGTGATAGGGGCCTTTAAATTTTATGAAAGGTGTTAATACCAGCTAAAATGACCGGTACATCTAATGACGCTTGTATTGTTTGGTCTAGTtcatacccaaaaaaaaaaaagacagacttcaaaaaaagaaaaggaaaaacatgcTTTCAATATTTATCCATCACTTGGTCAAGTAATGAAATACCACCTTACATCATAAGAACACTCACCTTTTTCCTCACTTACACAGATGAAATTCCTACTGTTAACACATGCCAAGAATCTCCGTTTTAGTAACCTTAAATCAAGGTTATCCCTAACTGCTACAACCATTTTGACTCTCACAATATGCTAAAGCAAAAATCTTTCCAACTCAAGCAGCAGGATTCTTTACTTCTTAACAAGGTTCCACTGCAGGAAACAGAGAAGGTCTATTTACTCCATGCAAAATGTCAAATTCGACTAATATGACAGATCTATATGGCCACTGTATTGAGaacaataaattttaaaaaatattttttactagtAAAGAACTTTTCTAAAGAAAACATATTGATCACAATGATAAATGGgaggatttttcttcaaacttttaTAAACATATTAGAGTAAAAATTTTGGTTACTAATGAATGATATGAACCTTTATTTTTTTGACAACCCAGATATCCTTGTAGTTAGCTGATCTGACCACAGTTGGACAACAGGTTCAAAACTCGGGAGAATATGGACCCGCCCCTCTACCCTACTCCCACTTAAGTGCCAGGTTTTCTGTCGGTAGCAGGGTTCGAACTCATGACATGCGTCCAATCCACATATCTCGGGCGTCCTTACAATTGAACCAAACCCCTGAGAGCTTGAAGGATATGACCATTATAATGGTAAACAATGAGGGAAGAAGTTTTGCTGAAAGCAAATAAGAATATGAAGATGAGATTAGTAAAACAAGACTAACCTGAAATCATTATCACTGCCAATCTTGACAGCActgcagttgaaaagggaccagcAAGTGGTTCCAGCAACACCAGCCTCATCCCCAACCCACCTCGTATCAGGACCGGCATCAGAGAAGATCGCAGCTCCAGGTTGGAGTTGATGAATAAGGCTAAACCAATCATCAAAGAAATACTCCATATCCTTCTCACCATCACCTTTTGCACcatctaaaaaaatatatttaatctCTCCATATCTGCCCAATCAGGGTAGGGATTGCTGTTAGAAGTTTCTCTACTCATTGAAAGTCAGCAGGAAGCAAAAAGCAGTAAATTCCATAAGGTCTGCCTATATATGCTGTGTAATCAAGTTTCACATATTTCTTTGTCTAAATATGCGTGTATTTTTTGACGTGCAACCCCGTTTATGTTAGTTGAGTGGATAATTGTTCATAGCACTCGAACAAGTTAATTTCCACCACCTAAAAATGAGCTAAGTTGCTCAGATCCTCCAAAACGCCGTCGCACCCGTGTCAGATCCTCCAAAAAGGAACGACCTTTGGAGGATCCAACACACATTCGGCATCATTTTTGAAAGATCCGAGCAACATAGAAAATGAGTAGAAGTGATCTTAAGAAATGGTAAAAGATACTAATTAGTGAGATTTGCATTACTTAATGAGCATCAAGTCAAATTGGTCAAGGTGCGGAAATCCTTTTTTGTTACTGCTCGTTTCTACTTACCTTCCAAGGAGTCAGGACTAATTAggggtgcttatcgggcggataatTACGGTTAACGGTTCGGTTTatcggttatcggaatataatgtactaatccgctagccatccaataagacaacgggcggattggtatcggattaacgattatcgggcggtttatcggctaaagcaaatataatttttttggtATAATATTGAAATGGATTCTTTTTTATAGGTGGTTTTGTTGACTGACTTCCTATACGCAGCCTAACAGATCTGATGAGCTGAATATAATTGAAAATTCGGGTGGGAAAGTTATAAATTGGAATGGATATCGGGTATTAGGAGTTCTTGCTACTTCAAGATCCATAGGTACGTGGAATGCTCAGCTTACTGCCATATCAACATACTAATAATTTTATAGCATATTCAAGTTGCTCAAATGACGAGgcctaaaaaaaaagaagaccaATTTGTCTTTACTAGTCAAATGCACGAGGTCATTGCTCTTGCAATTTCCTCTATTCTTATTTTTGTCAAAGCTTCTAGGGAAAACCAACTAC is from Nicotiana tabacum cultivar K326 chromosome 18, ASM71507v2, whole genome shotgun sequence and encodes:
- the LOC107801422 gene encoding alpha-L-fucosidase 1, producing the protein MILNKPNKLILNIIIILLFISRTSQSLHPKPPPIPILPIPKSRQISWQIAEMALFLHFGTNTFTNTEWGTGHVDPSIFNPISLNATQWVKVAKDSGFKRVILTAKHHDGFCLWPSQYTDYSVKSSPWKNGSGDVVAELAIAARIAGLELGLYLSPWDRHESCYGETLEYNEYYMGQMTELLTRYGEIKYIFLDGAKGDGEKDMEYFFDDWFSLIHQLQPGAAIFSDAGPDTRWVGDEAGVAGTTCWSLFNCSAVKIGSDNDFRYSREGDPFGHDWVPAECDVSIRPGWFWHASEKPKSALTLLDLYYKSVGRNCLLLLNVPPNSSGLISDEDIQVLKEFSELRDSIFSHNIAKSALLSASSTRGGPKNSQFGPQNVIEEGLYTYWAPDQGQSDWELYLEFQQVMTFNVLELQEPIQMGQRIIEFHLDILDENGKWQHVVSGTTVGYRRLLLFPTVKSHLLRLVIDKSRVCPLISHLGIFMDSYSVSRHVSDTHTQSKFINSLVFRKTTYNRSQSASI